From a region of the Alphaproteobacteria bacterium genome:
- a CDS encoding nucleoside monophosphate kinase has translation MGPPCGGKGFFKKKYLSNYHIISMSSLLSDSIKKFPEIETFQKKGELVPDQITLPILSEELERLERSGIKKTVLDGFPRNKDQSIFIRNFDNIKFIEIKPKNKTLIERFYLRQKQEDRIDNDIETFKKRLELYHIRQPSIDEMLEGKFILKLPDSEIKDEIKLNELERFLSSQRKAIFTTV, from the coding sequence GTTTTTTCAAAAAGAAATACCTTAGTAATTATCATATAATTAGTATGTCGTCACTACTTAGTGATAGCATCAAAAAATTTCCTGAAATAGAAACCTTCCAAAAGAAAGGTGAATTAGTACCTGATCAGATCACTCTTCCAATATTATCAGAAGAGTTAGAAAGGCTAGAAAGATCAGGAATTAAAAAAACCGTTCTCGATGGTTTCCCAAGAAACAAAGATCAGTCGATCTTTATAAGGAATTTCGATAATATCAAATTTATTGAAATCAAACCTAAAAATAAAACTCTGATCGAAAGATTCTATCTAAGACAAAAGCAAGAAGATAGAATTGATAATGATATTGAAACCTTCAAAAAAAGGTTAGAATTATATCATATAAGACAACCATCTATTGATGAAATGCTAGAAGGCAAATTTATTTTAAAATTACCAGACAGCGAAATCAAAGACGAAATCAAATTAAATGAATTAGAAAGATTTCTTTCTTCTCAAAGAAAAGCAATCTTTACTACCGTTTAA
- the murB gene encoding UDP-N-acetylmuramate dehydrogenase: protein MLQKKDFKNIRGTIKMGKSLAGYTWVKTGGEAEMFFEPKDIDDLVCFLQQVRPGTSVQYIGGGSNLLVVDEGVKGVVIKLGMAFSSIELNDKGQVVCGAAAMPVSISHFACKNSLKGLEFMSTIPGTIGGAIFGNAGCFGGEIKDVLASCKVVSEDGDIGELSNKDCGFVYRKSDITDFIVEATFNVEEGVQEEIAEKISEQKKKRSAGQPMGEKTFGSCFKNPEGTSAGALIDQAGLKGFSIGGAAVSEKHANFLINKGGATTQDFLDLIAHIQKVVLERDNIKLETEVRILS from the coding sequence ATGTTGCAAAAAAAGGATTTTAAAAATATTCGCGGTACTATTAAGATGGGTAAATCTTTAGCTGGTTACACTTGGGTTAAAACAGGTGGTGAAGCGGAGATGTTTTTTGAGCCAAAAGATATAGATGATTTGGTTTGCTTTTTGCAGCAGGTGAGACCTGGAACGTCTGTTCAATATATTGGAGGGGGTTCTAATTTGTTGGTTGTTGATGAAGGTGTTAAGGGAGTTGTAATTAAATTGGGCATGGCTTTTTCTTCTATTGAGTTGAATGATAAAGGGCAGGTTGTTTGTGGTGCTGCGGCTATGCCTGTTTCTATATCGCACTTTGCATGTAAGAATTCTTTAAAAGGTTTGGAATTTATGTCGACTATTCCTGGGACAATTGGAGGTGCTATATTTGGTAATGCTGGTTGTTTTGGTGGAGAGATAAAAGATGTATTAGCTTCTTGTAAGGTTGTTTCTGAAGATGGTGATATTGGTGAGTTATCTAATAAGGATTGTGGTTTTGTTTATAGAAAATCTGATATAACTGATTTTATTGTTGAGGCTACTTTTAATGTTGAAGAGGGTGTGCAAGAAGAGATAGCTGAGAAGATTTCTGAGCAAAAGAAAAAGAGAAGTGCAGGGCAGCCTATGGGTGAGAAGACTTTTGGATCTTGTTTTAAAAATCCAGAAGGGACTTCGGCTGGTGCTTTAATAGATCAAGCTGGTTTAAAAGGTTTTTCTATTGGTGGAGCTGCTGTGTCAGAGAAGCATGCTAATTTCTTAATTAATAAAGGTGGAGCGACTACTCAAGATTTCTTAGATTTGATTGCGCATATACAGAAAGTAGTTTTGGAAAGAGATAATATAAAATTAGAAACTGAAGTTCGAATTTTATCATAG
- the tig gene encoding trigger factor, with protein MSLSKEKIKGLKYNLSFEVSKELFEEELMKKLTAYQKHADIKGFRKGHVPLDVIRQKYEDSFISETMNEAINTELSSYLKEKNLSPATQPQIEITSFVKDKELKFTAELEVLPEIKDKDIELSKITVEKKVAKVTDQVIETSLKQLAESRTSTAKLEKDRATKKGDVAIIDFEGFIDGEAFPGGKGEKHNLELGSNSFIEGFEDQLIGKNKGDELEVNVTFPKEYHAKEFAGKPAMFKVKIHDIRAKVPVKIDDELAKQVGRKDLEDLKNSIKEMTQDHYESLSKNGMKDLVLDELAKVKITLPESLIEQEFNAMWKPFEQQIKEDKLSEENKKKGEKKLKAEQKELAEKRVKLGLLVAEIGKKAEIKVDENDAQQAIMQEAMRFPGQHEQVFKYYNENPQAMQMLRAQLFEAKILDHIVSQVKTKEKEVKPEELTGQK; from the coding sequence ATGAGTTTAAGCAAAGAAAAAATCAAAGGTCTAAAATACAACTTATCATTTGAAGTTAGTAAAGAGCTTTTCGAAGAAGAATTGATGAAAAAATTAACAGCATACCAAAAACATGCTGACATCAAAGGCTTCAGAAAAGGACACGTACCTCTAGACGTTATCAGACAAAAATATGAAGATTCTTTCATTAGCGAAACAATGAACGAAGCTATCAACACAGAATTAAGCAGTTACTTAAAAGAAAAAAATCTTTCACCTGCAACTCAACCACAAATCGAAATCACTTCATTTGTTAAGGATAAAGAGTTAAAATTCACAGCGGAATTAGAAGTTCTACCTGAAATCAAAGATAAAGATATCGAACTTTCAAAAATCACTGTTGAAAAGAAAGTTGCAAAAGTTACTGACCAAGTAATCGAAACTTCATTAAAACAATTAGCTGAAAGCAGAACTAGCACAGCTAAATTAGAAAAAGATAGAGCCACTAAAAAAGGTGACGTAGCTATTATCGATTTCGAAGGTTTCATTGACGGCGAAGCATTCCCTGGCGGAAAAGGTGAAAAACATAACCTAGAATTAGGTTCAAACTCTTTCATCGAAGGTTTCGAAGATCAACTAATTGGTAAAAACAAAGGCGACGAATTAGAAGTAAACGTAACTTTCCCTAAAGAATACCATGCTAAAGAATTTGCTGGTAAACCTGCTATGTTCAAAGTTAAAATCCATGACATCAGAGCAAAAGTTCCTGTTAAGATTGATGACGAATTAGCTAAACAAGTTGGTAGAAAAGACTTAGAAGATCTTAAAAATTCAATCAAAGAAATGACTCAAGATCACTATGAAAGCCTTTCTAAAAACGGAATGAAAGATTTAGTTTTAGACGAATTAGCTAAAGTTAAAATCACTCTTCCAGAAAGCTTAATTGAACAAGAATTCAACGCTATGTGGAAACCATTCGAACAACAAATTAAAGAAGATAAACTTTCTGAAGAAAATAAAAAGAAAGGTGAAAAGAAACTTAAAGCTGAACAAAAAGAATTAGCTGAAAAAAGAGTTAAACTTGGTCTTCTAGTTGCTGAAATTGGTAAAAAAGCTGAAATTAAAGTAGACGAAAATGATGCTCAACAAGCTATCATGCAAGAAGCTATGAGATTCCCAGGACAACACGAACAAGTGTTTAAATACTACAATGAGAATCCTCAAGCTATGCAAATGCTTAGAGCTCAACTATTTGAAGCTAAAATATTAGATCACATCGTTTCTCAAGTTAAAACTAAAGAAAAAGAAGTTAAACCTGAAGAACTAACTGGTCAAAAATAA
- the obgE gene encoding GTPase ObgE, producing MKFLDQAKIFIQSGKGGDGIASFRREKYVEYGGPDGGDGGRGGDVIFRAVNDLNTLIDFRFIQHFKASAGQNGMKKVKTGKSAEDLIIKVPVGTEILAEDGRTVLADMVKEGQEIKMLNGGKGGLGNVHFKSSTNQAPRKCIPGEPAEEMWVWLRLKLIADIAFIGFPNAGKSTLLSVLTRAKPKVANYAFTTLNPNLGVCKYGEQELVLADLPGLIEGAADGAGLGDRFLGHAERCKAILHVIDSSTEDVVEAYESIRNELEDYNEVFGGKNLEKKKEIIVLNKSDLCLDEEMDEKEKALKKITKSEIIRVSGAGMLGLEELKRKLFSL from the coding sequence ATGAAATTTTTAGATCAAGCAAAGATTTTTATTCAATCAGGTAAGGGGGGTGATGGTATCGCTTCTTTTCGTCGTGAGAAATATGTAGAATATGGCGGCCCTGATGGTGGTGATGGTGGCCGTGGTGGTGACGTTATATTTAGAGCAGTTAATGACTTAAATACTCTTATTGATTTTAGATTTATACAGCATTTTAAAGCTTCTGCTGGGCAAAATGGTATGAAGAAGGTTAAGACTGGAAAGTCTGCGGAGGATCTTATTATTAAAGTTCCAGTTGGTACCGAAATTTTAGCAGAAGATGGAAGAACTGTTTTGGCTGATATGGTTAAAGAAGGTCAAGAGATTAAAATGTTGAATGGTGGTAAAGGTGGATTAGGTAATGTTCACTTTAAATCATCTACAAATCAAGCTCCTAGAAAATGTATTCCAGGTGAGCCAGCTGAGGAGATGTGGGTTTGGTTAAGATTAAAATTGATTGCTGATATTGCTTTTATTGGTTTTCCTAATGCTGGTAAATCTACTTTATTATCTGTTTTGACTAGAGCGAAACCGAAGGTTGCTAATTATGCATTTACTACTTTAAATCCAAATCTTGGTGTTTGTAAGTACGGTGAGCAAGAGCTTGTGTTAGCTGATCTTCCAGGATTGATTGAGGGTGCCGCTGATGGAGCAGGACTTGGAGATAGATTCTTAGGTCATGCGGAAAGATGTAAGGCTATATTACATGTTATAGATTCTTCTACTGAAGATGTTGTCGAAGCTTATGAATCTATTAGAAATGAGTTAGAAGATTATAATGAAGTTTTTGGTGGTAAGAATTTAGAGAAGAAAAAAGAGATTATTGTTCTTAATAAATCAGATCTTTGTTTGGATGAAGAAATGGATGAAAAAGAAAAAGCTTTAAAGAAAATTACTAAGAGTGAAATTATTCGAGTTTCGGGAGCAGGAATGCTTGGACTTGAAGAGTTGAAGCGAAAGTTATTTTCATTATAA
- a CDS encoding glycosyltransferase family 2 protein encodes MKNRKSIKLSLIVPFYNEEKMVDIFFETVIPIVKKISNDYEIICVNDSFADTTFELLKKWHFINNKIKVLTFSRNFGKEAAMTAGVDYCTGDAAVFIDADLQDPPQELSKMVEKWKEGFDVVLMKRLRRNKDSFFKRVTAYCFYRIINFMSHKMVEKDVSDFRLLDRKVLDVLKCLKEKNRFMKGLMSWSGFKKCDLYFERPARIKGKTKFNCSKMIRLAFDGIFSFSIMPIRLFTLLGILLSIISFIWIFYIIYQKLYLGDVVSGWASIMSIILFFNGVIMIGLGVLGEYVGRVYNEVKDRPIYVVDQELF; translated from the coding sequence ATGAAAAATAGAAAAAGTATTAAATTATCTCTTATAGTTCCATTTTATAATGAAGAAAAAATGGTTGATATTTTTTTTGAAACAGTAATTCCTATTGTTAAAAAAATCTCAAATGATTATGAAATAATTTGTGTTAATGATAGTTTTGCAGATACTACTTTTGAGTTGTTAAAAAAGTGGCACTTTATAAATAATAAAATAAAGGTTTTAACATTTTCTAGGAATTTTGGAAAAGAAGCCGCTATGACTGCTGGTGTAGATTATTGCACTGGTGATGCGGCGGTTTTTATTGATGCTGATTTGCAAGACCCCCCTCAAGAATTATCAAAAATGGTTGAAAAATGGAAAGAGGGGTTTGATGTTGTTTTGATGAAAAGATTAAGAAGGAATAAAGATTCTTTTTTTAAGAGGGTAACAGCCTATTGTTTTTATAGGATAATAAATTTCATGAGTCATAAAATGGTTGAAAAAGATGTTAGTGATTTTAGACTTTTAGATAGAAAGGTTTTAGATGTTTTAAAGTGTTTAAAGGAAAAAAATCGTTTTATGAAGGGGTTGATGTCTTGGTCAGGATTTAAGAAATGTGATCTTTATTTTGAGAGACCCGCTAGAATTAAGGGAAAAACTAAATTTAATTGCTCAAAGATGATTCGACTGGCTTTTGATGGTATTTTTTCGTTTTCTATTATGCCAATAAGGTTATTTACTTTGTTAGGAATTCTTTTGTCTATTATATCTTTTATCTGGATTTTTTATATTATATATCAAAAACTATATTTAGGAGATGTTGTAAGTGGTTGGGCTTCAATAATGAGTATAATTTTGTTTTTTAATGGGGTTATAATGATAGGTTTAGGTGTTCTTGGAGAATATGTAGGTCGAGTTTATAATGAGGTTAAAGATAGACCTATTTATGTAGTGGATCAAGAGTTGTTTTAG